A window of the Brassica napus cultivar Da-Ae chromosome C5, Da-Ae, whole genome shotgun sequence genome harbors these coding sequences:
- the BNAC05G02910D gene encoding uncharacterized protein BNAC05G02910D — translation MALVRLISSRKLSPPFFSRNVDRLELTRIGSIRVAAFFSTQKLVGDDEPVLVRDFIHRALYDAKDGYFSQRSQSVGVLERSIKFNQLEGRKAYMKLLEKVYKQSDISWFTPVELFKPWYAHGIAEAILRTTNLSVPLKIYEIGGGSGTCAKGILDYIMLNAPERIYNNMSYTSIEISPSLAKIQKETVAQVGSHLSKFRVECRDASDLSGWRNVEQQPCWVIMLEVLDNLPHDLVYSQSQLSPWMEVLVENKPESESLSELYKPLEDPLIKRCIDIVEHEAPPVSKPKEIWSKLFTKPRRCWLPTGCLKLLEVLHEKLPKMSLIASDFSFLPDVKVPGERAPLVSTKKDGSSSDYSSYLDAKGDADIFFPTDFWLLERMDHYCSGWRKTEKDGTPSKKGRKRRTLTLDTSAFMDEFGLPSKTRTKDGYNPLLDDFKNTKFYLSVPTHNTK, via the exons CGATTCGAGTAGCTGCGTTCTTCTCGACTCAGAAGCTCGTTGGCGATGATGAACCAGTTCTC GTTAGAGATTTCATACACAGAGCATTGTATGATGCAAAAGACGGATACTTCTCTCAACGATCGCAATCTGTTGGTGTTCTGGagagaagcattaagttcaacCAGCTTGAAG GGAGAAAGGCGTACATGAAACTATTGGAGAAAGTTTACAAGCAGAGTGACATTTCTTGGTTTACTCCTGTGGAGCTCTTCAAG ccttggtatGCTCATGGGATTGCAGAAGCTATACTACGAACCACCAATCTCTCAGTTCCATTAAAG ATTTATGAAATTGGTGGTGGATCGGGAACCTGTGCGAAGGGTATATTGGACTACATAATGTTGAATGCTCCTGAGAGAATCTACAATAACATGAGCTATAC atctatagaAATCAGTCCTTCACTGGCTAAGATTCAAAAGGAAACTGTTGCGCAAGTTGGAAGCCATCTATCAAAGTTCCGAGTTGAGTGCCGTGATGCATCTGACCTATCTGGATGGA GGAATGTGGAGCAACAACCATGTTGGGTGATAATGCTCGAG GTGCTAGATAATCTCCCACATGACCTTGTCTATTCCCAAAGCCAACTTTCCCCATGGATGGAAGTCTTGGTTGAAAATAAACCTGAGAG CGAATCACTCTCTGAACTATACAAGCCTTTAGAGGATCCACTGATCAAGCGCTGCATTGACATTGTTGAACACGAAGCTCCTCCGGtttcaaaaccaaaagaaatcTGGTCTAAACTGTTTACCAAACCTAGACGTTGTTGGCTTCCAACAGGTTGTTTG AAACTGCTGGAGGTTTTACATGAAAAGCTACCAAAGATGTCCCTAATCGCTTCTGACTTTAGCTTCTTGCCGGACGTGAAAGTTCCTGGTGAAAGAGCCCCATTGGTTTCAACAAAG AAAGACGGAAGTAGCTCAGATTACAGTAGTTATCTAGACGCAAAG GGTGATGCTGATATATTTTTCCCCACTGACTTTTGGCTTTTGGAACGAATGGATCATTATTGTTCTGGGTGGAGGAAGACGGAGAAAGACGGGACACCATCGAAAAAAGGAAGGAAAAGACGAACTCTCACT CTGGATACATCAGCGTTCATGGATGAGTTTGGTTTACCTTCAAAGACGAGAACAAAGGACGGATACAACCCGTTACTTGATGACTTCAAGAACACTAAGTTCTATCTTAGTGTCCCAACACACAACACTAAGTAA
- the LOC106401418 gene encoding O-fucosyltransferase 1-like isoform X1 yields MRRLGHHRLHGKAGGGVGTKGMVAKLSIGVIVLLICTLSLLFSFNIGGNPEPSRPSKINVEELWESADSGGWRPSSAPRSDWPPPTKETNGYLRVRCNGGLNQQRSAICNAVLAARIMNATLVLPELDANSFWHDASGFQGIYDVEHFIETLKYDVKIVGKIPDVHKNGKTKKIKAFQIRPPRDAPIDWYLTTALKAMKEHSAIYLTPFSHRLAEEIDNPEYQRLRCRVNYHALRFKPHIMKLSESIVDKLRSQGHFMSIHLRFEMDMLAFAGCFDIFNPEEQKILRKYRKENFAEKRLIYNERRAIGKCPLTPEEVGLILRAMRFDNSTRIYLAAGELFGGERFMSPFRTLFPRLDNHSSVDPSEELSANSQGLIGSAVDYMVCLLSDIFMPTYDGPSNFANNLLGHRLYYGFRTTIRPDRKALAPVFIAREKGKTAGFEEAVRRVMLKTNFGGPHKRVSPESFYTNSWPECFCQMNPKKASDKCPPDNVVEILESRLESVGDSDSTSQTNSTVAGLER; encoded by the exons GTTAGGGCATCACCGTCTCCATGGGAAGGCGGGAGGAGGAGTTGGAACGAAGGGGATGGTGGCGAAGCTGTCCATCGGAGTCATAGTTCTACTGATCTGTACTCTCTCGCTGCTTTTCTCGTTTAACATCGGTGGTAATCCCGAGCCGAGCCGTCCTTCTAAG ATAAACGTGGAGGAGCTCTGGGAGAGTGCTGATTCCGGTGGCTGGAGGCCATCTTCTGCTCCACGATCTGACTGGCCTC CTCCTACGAAGGAGACGAATGGTTATCTTCGTGTTCGGTGTAATGGTGGTTTGAATCAGCAACGTAGTGCG ATATGTAATGCAGTACTTGCTGCCCGGATCATGAATGCTACACTTGTGTTGCCCGAACTAGATGCAAACTCGTTTTGGCATGATGCCAG TGGATTCCAGGGAATATATGACGTAGAACATTTTATTGAGACACTGAAGTATGATGTTAAGATTGTGGGAAAGATCCCAGATGTTCACAAAAATGGGAAAACCAAGAAGATAAAAGCGTTTCAG ATTCGTCCTCCTCGAGATGCTCCTATTGATTGGTACCTGACAACTGCTCTAAAGGCAATGAAAGAACATAGTGCTATCTATCTTACACCTTTTTCACATCGGTTGGCGGAGGAAATTGACAATCCTGAGTATCAACGGTTAAGGTGCAGAGTGAACTACCATGCTTTGAGATTCAAGCCACACATCATGAAATTGAGTGAATCGATTGTTGACAAACTCCGGTCACAGGGCCACTTCATGTCCATCCATCTTCGTTTCGAAATGGATATGTTGGCATTTGCAGG GTGCTTTGACATATTTAACCCCGAGGAACAGAAGATTCTTAGGAAGTACCGTAAAGAAAATTTTGCAGAGAAAAGGCTTATCTACAATGAAAGAAGGGCTATTGGGAAGTGCCCACTGACCCCTGAGGAG GTAGGTCTTATATTACGAGCGATGAGATTCGACAACTCCACAAGGATATACTTAGCAGCTGGTGAACTTTTTGGCGGGGAAAGGTTCATGTCACCGTTCCGAACATTATTCCCACGGCTTGACAACCATAGCTCGGTCGACCCCTCTGAGGAGCTTTCAGCAAACTCGCAAGGATTAATAGGATCAGCTGTGGATTACATGGTCTGTCTCCTGTCCGACATTTTTATGCCAACATATGATGGACCGAGCAACTTCGCCAACAACCTCTTAGGTCATCGCCTCTACTACGGTTTCCGCACCACAATCAGACCTGACAGAAAGGCTTTAGCTCCAGTCTTCATAGCTAGAGAGAAAGGAAAAACCGCTGGGTTCGAAGAAGCAGTGAGGCGAGTAATGCTGAAAACGAACTTTGGAGGGCCTCACAAACGCGTATCTCCTGAGTCGTTTTACACGAACTCATGGCCTGAGTGTTTCTGTCAGATGAATCCGAAGAAGGCCAGTGACAAGTGCCCGCCGGATAATGTTGTAGAGATTCTTGAAAGTCGGCTAGAGAGTGTGGGAGATTCAGATTCAACTTCTCAGACAAACTCCACGGTGGCTGGATTAGAACGGTAA
- the LOC106401418 gene encoding O-fucosyltransferase 1-like isoform X2 — MFLSSPTKETNGYLRVRCNGGLNQQRSAICNAVLAARIMNATLVLPELDANSFWHDASGFQGIYDVEHFIETLKYDVKIVGKIPDVHKNGKTKKIKAFQIRPPRDAPIDWYLTTALKAMKEHSAIYLTPFSHRLAEEIDNPEYQRLRCRVNYHALRFKPHIMKLSESIVDKLRSQGHFMSIHLRFEMDMLAFAGCFDIFNPEEQKILRKYRKENFAEKRLIYNERRAIGKCPLTPEEVGLILRAMRFDNSTRIYLAAGELFGGERFMSPFRTLFPRLDNHSSVDPSEELSANSQGLIGSAVDYMVCLLSDIFMPTYDGPSNFANNLLGHRLYYGFRTTIRPDRKALAPVFIAREKGKTAGFEEAVRRVMLKTNFGGPHKRVSPESFYTNSWPECFCQMNPKKASDKCPPDNVVEILESRLESVGDSDSTSQTNSTVAGLER; from the exons ATGTTTTTGAGCT CTCCTACGAAGGAGACGAATGGTTATCTTCGTGTTCGGTGTAATGGTGGTTTGAATCAGCAACGTAGTGCG ATATGTAATGCAGTACTTGCTGCCCGGATCATGAATGCTACACTTGTGTTGCCCGAACTAGATGCAAACTCGTTTTGGCATGATGCCAG TGGATTCCAGGGAATATATGACGTAGAACATTTTATTGAGACACTGAAGTATGATGTTAAGATTGTGGGAAAGATCCCAGATGTTCACAAAAATGGGAAAACCAAGAAGATAAAAGCGTTTCAG ATTCGTCCTCCTCGAGATGCTCCTATTGATTGGTACCTGACAACTGCTCTAAAGGCAATGAAAGAACATAGTGCTATCTATCTTACACCTTTTTCACATCGGTTGGCGGAGGAAATTGACAATCCTGAGTATCAACGGTTAAGGTGCAGAGTGAACTACCATGCTTTGAGATTCAAGCCACACATCATGAAATTGAGTGAATCGATTGTTGACAAACTCCGGTCACAGGGCCACTTCATGTCCATCCATCTTCGTTTCGAAATGGATATGTTGGCATTTGCAGG GTGCTTTGACATATTTAACCCCGAGGAACAGAAGATTCTTAGGAAGTACCGTAAAGAAAATTTTGCAGAGAAAAGGCTTATCTACAATGAAAGAAGGGCTATTGGGAAGTGCCCACTGACCCCTGAGGAG GTAGGTCTTATATTACGAGCGATGAGATTCGACAACTCCACAAGGATATACTTAGCAGCTGGTGAACTTTTTGGCGGGGAAAGGTTCATGTCACCGTTCCGAACATTATTCCCACGGCTTGACAACCATAGCTCGGTCGACCCCTCTGAGGAGCTTTCAGCAAACTCGCAAGGATTAATAGGATCAGCTGTGGATTACATGGTCTGTCTCCTGTCCGACATTTTTATGCCAACATATGATGGACCGAGCAACTTCGCCAACAACCTCTTAGGTCATCGCCTCTACTACGGTTTCCGCACCACAATCAGACCTGACAGAAAGGCTTTAGCTCCAGTCTTCATAGCTAGAGAGAAAGGAAAAACCGCTGGGTTCGAAGAAGCAGTGAGGCGAGTAATGCTGAAAACGAACTTTGGAGGGCCTCACAAACGCGTATCTCCTGAGTCGTTTTACACGAACTCATGGCCTGAGTGTTTCTGTCAGATGAATCCGAAGAAGGCCAGTGACAAGTGCCCGCCGGATAATGTTGTAGAGATTCTTGAAAGTCGGCTAGAGAGTGTGGGAGATTCAGATTCAACTTCTCAGACAAACTCCACGGTGGCTGGATTAGAACGGTAA